In Oncorhynchus tshawytscha isolate Ot180627B linkage group LG23, Otsh_v2.0, whole genome shotgun sequence, the following proteins share a genomic window:
- the LOC112222570 gene encoding hepcidin-like, which translates to MEAFGVACAVNLACMFILENTAVPFSEEVGSIDSPVGEHQQPGGESMRPPEHFRFKRQSHLSLCRWCCNCCHNKGCGFCCKF; encoded by the exons ATGGAGGCCTTCGGTGTTGCATGTGCAGTCAACCTCGCATGTATGTTCATCCTTGAAAACACCGCTGTTCCTTTCTCTGAG GAGGTTGGAAGCATTGACAGTCCAGTTGGGGAACATCAACAGCCGGGCGGCGAGTCCATGCGTCCACCA GAGCACTTCAGGTTCAAGCGTCAGAGCCACCTCTCCCTGTGCCGTTGGTGCTGCAACTGCTGTCACAACAAGGGCTGTGGCTTCTGCTGCAAATTCTGA